CCAACTGCCGATCCAGACCTGCTGGCCGGAAGACGCCGGCCCCCTGGTGACCTGGCCGCTGGTGATTACCCGTGGCCCCAACAAGGAGCGTCAGAATCTGGGGATTTACCGCCAGCAACTGATCGGCCGCAATAAACTGATCATGCGCTGGCTGAGCCACCGCGGCGGCGCCCTGGATTTCCAGGAATGGCGTCAGGCCCATCCCGGTGAGCCGTTCCCGGTGGCAGTGGCGTTGGGCGCCGATCCGGCCACCATTCTCGGCGCGGTGACGCCGGTACCGGATACCCTCAGCGAATACGCTTTCGCCGGGTTGTTGCGTGGCGGCAAAACCGAACTGATCAAGGCCATCGGCTCTGACCTGCAGGTTCCCGCCAGCGCCGAGTTCGTGCTGGAAGGGCATATTTATCCCAACGAGTACGCCGACGAGGGCCCCTTCGGCGACCATACCGGCTATTACAATGAAGTGGAGCGTTTCCCGGTCTTCACGGTGGAGCGCATCACCCACCGCCGCGACCCGATCTACCACAGCACCTACACCGGCCGTCCCCCGGATGAGCCTGCGGTGCTGGGTCTGGCGATGAACGAGATCTTCGTGCCGATCCTGAAAAAGCAGTTCCCGGAAATCGAGGATTTCTACCTGCCGCCGGAGGGCTGCTCCTACCGCATGGCGGTGGTGACCATGAAGAAGCAATACCCCGGCCATGCCAAAAGGGTAATGATGGGGGTGTGGTCGTTCCTGCGGCAGTTCATGTACACCAAATTCGTCATTGTCTGCGACGACGACGTCAACGCCCGCGACTGGAAGGACGTGATCTGGGCCATTACCACCCGCATGGACCCCCGGCGCGACACCGTGCTGGTGGACAATACCCCCATCGATTATCTGGATTTCGCCTCCCCAGTGGCGGGGCTGGGCTCGAAGATGGGGTTGGACGCCACCAGCAAATGGCCCGGCGAGACCGACAGGGAATGGGGCCGTGCCATTACCATGAGCGAAACCGTGAAGATGCGGGTGGATGAGATCTGGGACAGCCTCGGCATCGACTAGCCGGCGGGCTGTGCCACAAACCGCCCGGTACCGACGAGGACGCGATGATGAGCTGGAGCCCGCAAGACATTCCGGACCAACAATCCCGCACCGCCGTGGTGACCGGCGCCAACAGCGGTATCGGCTTCGAGACCGCCCTGGCACTGGCCGACAAGGGCGCCCGGGTGGTTCTGGCGTGCCGCGACCTGGCCAAGGCGGAGGCCGCCCGGGAACGCATCCATGAAAAGACCGGCGGGCGCGGCGAAATACAGATCGTGGAACTGGATCTGGCCAGCCTGAACAGCGTGCGACGCGCCGCAGATACGCTGCGCGAGCGCTATCCACGGCTGGATTTGCTGATCAACAATGCCGGTGTCATGTGGCTGCGCCAAGGCCGTACCGAGGATGGCTTCGAGCGCCAGTTCGGCGTCAATCACCTCGGCCACTTCGCCTTGACCGGTCTGCTGTTGCCGGCGCTGCGCGACGTGCCGGATTCCCGCATCGTCACTGTCAGCAGCCTGGCCCACAAAGCCGGCCGGCTGCATCTGGATAACCTGCAACTGGAGGGCCGCTATGGCCGGCAGCGAGCTTATGCTCAAGCCAAGCTGGCCAATCTGTTGTTCTCCCTGGAACTGGAAAGACGACTGCGCGCGGCGGAGGCCTCGACGCTCTCCCTGGCCTGCCACCCGGGCTTCGCCAATACCAATCTGGCGGAATCCGGTGTTGCCCGGGAAAGCCCGTTCGGGGTGGGCTATATCGCCCGCTGGCTGTGGCCCTTCTTCACCCAGAACGCCGCCCGCGGCGCCGCGCCCACCCTCTATGCCGCCACTAGCCCGCAGGTGCAGGGCGGCGGTTATTACGGCCCCGCCTACCTTAAGGAAGCGGTGGGCCCGCCGACGCTGGTGCACCCCAGCCGCCGCGCCCGTGACGCCGACGACGCGGCGCGCCTGTGGGAGCAATCCGAAGCGCTTACCGGCGTCCACTATCCCTGATCACCCCGCCACGATCTCCTGTTACTGGCTTCCTTTTTTCTTTTTGTGGTACGTTGGTGCCATAAAAAGAAAATCAAGGATCCAACATGTTGCCAACACTGCCGCGGCGCGCCCTGCTGAAGGCCTTGCTCGTCACCACCGGCGCCGCCATCCTGCCGTTATCCGCCCGCGGCCGCGCCGGACAGCCCCCATCCTGGAACAACTGGTCCGGCAACCAGAGCGTCACGCCAAAGCAACTTCTCTATCCCGCCGCCGAAAATCAGCTGGCCGATCTGTTGCGCCAAAGCAGCGGCACCGTGCGAGCGTTCGGCGGCAGCCACTCCTTCAGCCCCATTGTTCCCACCGATGACACCCTGCTGTCCCTGGAAGCCCTTAACGGCCTGCGCGGTCAGGACGACAGCGGCAATCTGACCTTCGGCGCCGGCACCCGGCTGGGCGCGGCGTCCGCCCAGGCCTGGCAGGTCGGCCACAGCCTCCGCAACGAGCCGGATATCAACCTGCAGTCCCTGGCTGGCGCCATCGCCACCGGCACCCACGGCACCGGCATCACTCTGCCCTGCCTCAGCGCCCAGGTAGGAGCACTGAGGGTCGTGCGCCCGGATGGCGAAGCGGTGTCCCTGACCACCGGTGACGGCGACGCTTTTCAGGCCGCCTGCTGCGGTCTCGGCGCCCTCGGGGTGATGACCCAGGTGACGTTGCGCGGCGACCCGGCCTACCGTCTGCGAGAACACACCTGGACCCTGCCACTGGACGACGCCATCGACTTCGTCGGCGCCAACCGGGACCGCTATCGCAATATTGAGTTTTTCGCCTTTCCGCTCGGTCGCACCGCCATCGTCAAAACCATGGAGCTGACCGATCAGGAAGACCAGCCGCTGATCCAGGACGACAGCAATGACTTGCTGGAAATGGTCTGTGAACTGAGCCTGCGCGCCCCCTGGCTTACCAGCACCCTGCAGAAGCTGGTGACGCTGTTCGTCAGCGACGAAGTCCGTCAAGGACCGGCCCATCAAATCTACGCCAACCGTCGCACCGTCCGCTTCAACGAAATGGAATACACGGTGCCCGCCGATGATGGCCTGGACTGCCTGCGCGAGGTCTGTGAGCGGATCCGCGATCAGGACATCAACGTGTTCTTTCCGATCGAATACCGCTACACCGCCGCCGACGACACCCTGCTGTCCATGTTCAGCGAACGCGCCGGCGCCAGTATTTCCGTGCACCAATACTACAAACAGGACTACCGGCCGCTGTTCGACGCGGTGGAGCCGATCTTTCAGCGCTTCGCAGGACGGCCCCACTGGGGCAAGTTGCACAGCCTCGACGCGACCCGCCTGCGCCCCCTTTATCCGCGCTTCGACGATTTCCTGGCGTTGCGTCGTGAGTTCGACCCCGAAGGCAGGATGCTCAATCCTTATCTGCGCCGGGTATTGGGCATTGAAACCGGGGGCCGCCGATGAAACGACGTCATTTTCTGCTGGCCCTGGCCGGCGGCGCGGCGCTGGCCTGGTGGCTCAAGCCCGGTGATCAGGGCCACCCCCATGCGCCCTACTTTCAGACGCTCAACGATACCCTGCGCGAAGGCCCGGGGCGGCCGCTGCTGTTGATTGACCAGGAACGGCTGGCCGCCAACTGCGCGCAGCTGGTGGCCGGACTACCGGCGGGCCGTCACTACCGCATCGTCGCCAAGTCCCTGCCCAGCGTGCCGCTGGTGCGCCAGGTGATGGCTCTGACCCACACCCGGCGGGTCATGGTCTTTCACCAGCCCTTCATCAATGCCATGGCGACGGCGGAGCCGGACTGCGATCTGCTGCTGGGCAAGCCAATGCCCGTGAGCGCCGCCGCGCTGTTTTACCAGGCGTTGCCCGCAAACGGCTTTGATCCGGACCGGCAACTGCAATGGCTGATCGACGGTAGCGAGCGCCTCCAACAGTACCTCGCCCTGGCCCGGCGCCTGAACCGGCGGCTGCTGATCAATGTGGAAATCGACGTGGGGCTGCATCGTGGCGGCCTCACCGGAGCCGAACAACTGGACGAGTTGCTGGCGTTGATCCACGCCCATCCCGAACACCTGGCCTTCAGCGGCTTCATGGGTTACGACGCTCAGGTGGGCAAACTGCCCGGCTGGATCGAGGACCGCGACACCAGTTTGCGCAAATCCCAGGACCGCTATCGTGCTTTCATCGAGCGTCTGTATCAGTTGGAACCGGCCTACCGGGAACAAGCGCTGACCTTCAACGGCGCCGGCAGCCCGACGCTGCGTCTGCATGGTGACGACACGCCCCTCAATGAACTGGCCGCCGGCTCCTGTCTGCTCAAGCCCACCGACTTCGACCTGGATACCCTGACGGATTTCCAGCCCGCCGCCTTCATCGCCGCTCCGGTTCTGAAACGGCTACCAGGGCTGCATCTGCCGGGACCGCTGCCCCTCGGCGAAATCTGGTCCTGGTGGGACCCGAACCGTCGCCAAACCTATTTCATCTACGGCGGCGCCTGGAAAGCCGAGCCCGCCTCCCCGCCAGGCATCCGCGCCAATCCGGTGTATGGCATCAGCACCAATCAGATGATGTTCAACGGCGCGCCCGCCACCGCCCTGCGCGAGGACGACCAGATCTTTTTCCGTCCTACCCAGAGCGAGTTCGTATTGCTGCAATTCGGTGACCTGGCGGTTATCGAACAAGGCCGGGTACACGCCTGGTGGCCGCCCTTCCCGCAACAGCCGGAAACCGCCCCGGTTGCGGCAAGGACGGGCGCGGCAGACGCCACGTAAGCGCGGCGGGCAGCAGCTGATCGGCCGGCATTTGATTGGCCTTCATCTGGTCCGCATAGTCCATCAGCAACCGTCCTCTGAGCGGCGCCCCCAATTGGCACCAGGTCACGCCCAGATTGAACACGGTGTTGGCATCATCCCGGTTCCATACCAACGCGCGTTGGAAGCGGCACAGAGCGCGGGGCCAGTCCCCGCACCGTGCCCAATAGATGCCCTCGATACTGCACAGGGCCGCGTTTTCCGGGTAACGCTGCCGCAACCCTTGCAGCTCTTCCTCGGCCTGTTGCCAGACCCCGCCATCGATCAGGCCGCGCAGGCGCAGCGCGTGTTCGCAGCGCACGCTCATGAGGACGCCCCTCCCCGTTGAGCCAGCCCATGCCAATCGACCCGGCGAGTCAGAATCATCACCGCCGCCAGCGCCGCGAACAGCAACAACGAGCCCATCAGCAACGCGTAGTCCTCGGCCAGCAGGATGGCGAACAACAACCCCAGCACGATCAACTGCGCCGAAGCGAATCCCCAACCCGCCAGTTTCGACTTCAACACCGCGCTCAGGTACACCCCGATCAACCCAACGCAGGCCACCGCGCCCGATACATAGGCCCAGACAAAGTCCACGTGCTCGCCCAGTGCCACCAGCAGCAGGTAAAACATCGCCAGCGCCAGTCCCACCAGCAAATACTGCATCGGGTGCATGGCCACCCGGCGCATCACCTCGAACAGGAAGAAGGCGGCGAACGTCAGCCCGACGATCAGAAAGCTGTACTTCAAGGCCCGCTCACTGGAAAGCAGACCGGTGACCGGCTGCACCAGATCGACGCGCAAGAACTGGCTGTCATTCCTACAACGCCCGTCGCTTTGCAGGCAGTCGATGGCGCTGGAAGCCGCCAGGCTGTTGGTCTGCCAGCGACCGATGAAACCGTCCTCGCTGACCTCCCGTTCCGCCGGCAGCATCAGTCCGGAGAAGCTCGGATGCGGCCAGTCACCACGCAGGGTCATGCGGGTTTCCTTGGCCATCGGCAACGCCGCCAGGCTGGTGCTGCCGTTCAGGTTCAAACGCAAACGGACCGTGAAGGGGCCGGACAGATCCTCCGGCAAAGGCGCCGCCACCACACCGCCGCCCTGCAGAACGGAGGGCATCGACGCTGGCTCCACCAACGGCAACGTACGCTCGCCGATACGCAACACCGGCCGCTCCACCAGGCCGCGCAGGTCGCCAACCCGGAACACCAGCAGCGGCGTGCCGGACGACACTATGGACGCATCCGCTTTGGCGGCCTGCAGCCATTCCGCCGGGAAATGCGCCTCCAGTTCAATCACGCTTTGATACACCGGTGTACCGTAAATGCCACGGTACAGCATGCGGCTTTGCAGATTACCTTCGATGTCCAGGGTATTCGGCAGATAACGATCCAGGTCACGGCGCAGCTTGCGGCGCGGGCTCGCCGCTTCTTCCTCGGTGGCATCGCGGGTGCTCTCCGTCGCCCAGTACTCGCGCACGCGCGGCACCATCAGCAGCGGCCCGGACAACGTCTGTTCCTTGGCGAATTGGTTGCTGATTTCGTGGCTCACCAGCAGTGCGCGGTTCTGGCGCTCATCGATCTTTATCTGAATCATCAACAGCGGACCGACCAACACCAGCATCAGGCCGCAAATCATCAGGATTTTCTTCAGTGGACTGTAAGAAGCCATGGGTCACTCCCCTCTTTGGAGTGCCCAGCTTGCCCGCGCTGTTTGAGAGGAGTGTGGGGGTTTTGTGAGGATGGGACGCTACCCCAGGCACAACCGCACCCGTACGCCCAGATCCAGGTTTTCCACCCGCAACCAGCCGCCATGCAGCTCACCGATTTCCTCCACCATGGCCAGTCCGAGCCCGGAGCTTTTTTCCTCTCCCGGCGCCGGCAGAGAGTAAAATCGCTCGGTGACCCGGGCCAGCGCGTAGTCCGGAATACATGGCCCCCGGTTGCTGACGTCGATGCCCTGCTGGCCCCCTTCCCGCCAACCGTCGACGTCGATGGTGGAACCCGGTTCGGCGAACCGCAGGGCATTGTCCAGCAGATTGAACAGGGCCAGACGGGTAGTATCCGGTTCCACCCGCAATACCGGTTCGCCACTCAACGCCACACTCAGCCGTTTCTCATCCAGCAGCACCTGGCGGCTGAGCTGCCACTCCGCCAGCAACGCCGCCAACCGCTGCGGTTCCCGGGGCGGCAGACTCTCCAGTTTTTCCAGCCGCGCCAGCGCCAGCATGCGATCCAGCAGATCGCTGAGCCGCTGGCTCTCGTGCACCACATTACCGGTCAGTCGGCTCAGGGCGGGCTCGCTCACCTCCTCGGCCAGAATCTCCCCGGCCCCCCGGATGGCCGCCAGCGGACTCTTCATTTCGTGGGTCAGCATGGTGATGTGATTTTCCAGCCGCGCCCGTTCCTCCAGACGGCGGCGCATGGCGGTGACGGCATCGGCCAGTTCGCGGATCTCATCATGAACGCGGAAGCGCGGCGGCGACGGCCTGC
This sequence is a window from Alloalcanivorax dieselolei B5. Protein-coding genes within it:
- the ubiD gene encoding 4-hydroxy-3-polyprenylbenzoate decarboxylase codes for the protein MKYRDLRDFIQQLEQQGELKRIQAAVDPRLEMTEICDRTLKAGGPALLFENPKGFSIPVLGNLFGTERRVALGMGRDSIDELRELGELLAFLKEPEPPKGFRDAWSKLPIFRKVLSMGPKLLSSAPCQEQVLEGGDVDLFQLPIQTCWPEDAGPLVTWPLVITRGPNKERQNLGIYRQQLIGRNKLIMRWLSHRGGALDFQEWRQAHPGEPFPVAVALGADPATILGAVTPVPDTLSEYAFAGLLRGGKTELIKAIGSDLQVPASAEFVLEGHIYPNEYADEGPFGDHTGYYNEVERFPVFTVERITHRRDPIYHSTYTGRPPDEPAVLGLAMNEIFVPILKKQFPEIEDFYLPPEGCSYRMAVVTMKKQYPGHAKRVMMGVWSFLRQFMYTKFVIVCDDDVNARDWKDVIWAITTRMDPRRDTVLVDNTPIDYLDFASPVAGLGSKMGLDATSKWPGETDREWGRAITMSETVKMRVDEIWDSLGID
- a CDS encoding oxidoreductase encodes the protein MMSWSPQDIPDQQSRTAVVTGANSGIGFETALALADKGARVVLACRDLAKAEAARERIHEKTGGRGEIQIVELDLASLNSVRRAADTLRERYPRLDLLINNAGVMWLRQGRTEDGFERQFGVNHLGHFALTGLLLPALRDVPDSRIVTVSSLAHKAGRLHLDNLQLEGRYGRQRAYAQAKLANLLFSLELERRLRAAEASTLSLACHPGFANTNLAESGVARESPFGVGYIARWLWPFFTQNAARGAAPTLYAATSPQVQGGGYYGPAYLKEAVGPPTLVHPSRRARDADDAARLWEQSEALTGVHYP
- a CDS encoding D-arabinono-1,4-lactone oxidase yields the protein MLPTLPRRALLKALLVTTGAAILPLSARGRAGQPPSWNNWSGNQSVTPKQLLYPAAENQLADLLRQSSGTVRAFGGSHSFSPIVPTDDTLLSLEALNGLRGQDDSGNLTFGAGTRLGAASAQAWQVGHSLRNEPDINLQSLAGAIATGTHGTGITLPCLSAQVGALRVVRPDGEAVSLTTGDGDAFQAACCGLGALGVMTQVTLRGDPAYRLREHTWTLPLDDAIDFVGANRDRYRNIEFFAFPLGRTAIVKTMELTDQEDQPLIQDDSNDLLEMVCELSLRAPWLTSTLQKLVTLFVSDEVRQGPAHQIYANRRTVRFNEMEYTVPADDGLDCLREVCERIRDQDINVFFPIEYRYTAADDTLLSMFSERAGASISVHQYYKQDYRPLFDAVEPIFQRFAGRPHWGKLHSLDATRLRPLYPRFDDFLALRREFDPEGRMLNPYLRRVLGIETGGRR
- a CDS encoding alanine racemase, which encodes MKRRHFLLALAGGAALAWWLKPGDQGHPHAPYFQTLNDTLREGPGRPLLLIDQERLAANCAQLVAGLPAGRHYRIVAKSLPSVPLVRQVMALTHTRRVMVFHQPFINAMATAEPDCDLLLGKPMPVSAAALFYQALPANGFDPDRQLQWLIDGSERLQQYLALARRLNRRLLINVEIDVGLHRGGLTGAEQLDELLALIHAHPEHLAFSGFMGYDAQVGKLPGWIEDRDTSLRKSQDRYRAFIERLYQLEPAYREQALTFNGAGSPTLRLHGDDTPLNELAAGSCLLKPTDFDLDTLTDFQPAAFIAAPVLKRLPGLHLPGPLPLGEIWSWWDPNRRQTYFIYGGAWKAEPASPPGIRANPVYGISTNQMMFNGAPATALREDDQIFFRPTQSEFVLLQFGDLAVIEQGRVHAWWPPFPQQPETAPVAARTGAADAT
- a CDS encoding tetratricopeptide repeat protein — translated: MSVRCEHALRLRGLIDGGVWQQAEEELQGLRQRYPENAALCSIEGIYWARCGDWPRALCRFQRALVWNRDDANTVFNLGVTWCQLGAPLRGRLLMDYADQMKANQMPADQLLPAALTWRLPRPSLPQPGRFPAVAGRAATRRVPGLVR
- the creD gene encoding cell envelope integrity protein CreD, which translates into the protein MASYSPLKKILMICGLMLVLVGPLLMIQIKIDERQNRALLVSHEISNQFAKEQTLSGPLLMVPRVREYWATESTRDATEEEAASPRRKLRRDLDRYLPNTLDIEGNLQSRMLYRGIYGTPVYQSVIELEAHFPAEWLQAAKADASIVSSGTPLLVFRVGDLRGLVERPVLRIGERTLPLVEPASMPSVLQGGGVVAAPLPEDLSGPFTVRLRLNLNGSTSLAALPMAKETRMTLRGDWPHPSFSGLMLPAEREVSEDGFIGRWQTNSLAASSAIDCLQSDGRCRNDSQFLRVDLVQPVTGLLSSERALKYSFLIVGLTFAAFFLFEVMRRVAMHPMQYLLVGLALAMFYLLLVALGEHVDFVWAYVSGAVACVGLIGVYLSAVLKSKLAGWGFASAQLIVLGLLFAILLAEDYALLMGSLLLFAALAAVMILTRRVDWHGLAQRGGASS
- the creC gene encoding two-component system sensor histidine kinase CreC; amino-acid sequence: MKLSGQFLLIFFLIMGLVSWFTMDLVLDEAQPLVRQSAEETLVDAANLLAEVIAMDTRGDELVVTPALRSALRRYAQRLPGANIWGLSKNRIDTHIYITSADGIVLFDSRGENEGKDFSRWNDVHLTLQGKYGARTTRTDPNDPASSVLYVAAPVRHQGTLIGVVTLGKPGAAIEPFIEQAEQRLIRYGWQALVACLLLGIGLAWWISHRVGRLRGYALAVADGRRPSPPRFRVHDEIRELADAVTAMRRRLEERARLENHITMLTHEMKSPLAAIRGAGEILAEEVSEPALSRLTGNVVHESQRLSDLLDRMLALARLEKLESLPPREPQRLAALLAEWQLSRQVLLDEKRLSVALSGEPVLRVEPDTTRLALFNLLDNALRFAEPGSTIDVDGWREGGQQGIDVSNRGPCIPDYALARVTERFYSLPAPGEEKSSGLGLAMVEEIGELHGGWLRVENLDLGVRVRLCLG